A window of the Ostrea edulis chromosome 1, xbOstEdul1.1, whole genome shotgun sequence genome harbors these coding sequences:
- the LOC125649705 gene encoding uncharacterized protein LOC125649705 has translation MPQYCCVPGCNNSGGHKFPSDPELQQKWVVAIKRIDPKTKRLWRPKKHDVVCHFHFRTDDYRNSGLLGDRSCLKENSIPTVFKFRNSITDESPRAKRYKSREVYDDLSFQELDNLDIQCETEVTTMGESSKPESCCPNTCDEEIQCEIPSSVKYSIDNFRVDDRAILYYTGFDDFDHYMLFFYCLGPAAFELKYQCSLLHPKDQLFMTLMKLRQAKDDVELALLFKVSESTVSRVIVQWINFLYFQLKELNIWPSKDIVEETMPVDFKRKFPKTRVILDATEVPIQKPSHVNCQSVTWSNYKHKNTLKTMIGCSPKGAVTFISDSYGGSASDRQIIEKSCLLDPTIKMFEKGDSIMADRGIMVQDLFACRDVAVNTPTFLKGKSQLEAHEVVKDRRISSKRIHIERIIGLSKSYKILKHGIPCSKILLGSRIVFICFAISNFRKCIVHKIA, from the exons ATGCCGCAATATTGCTGTGTCCCAGGGTGCAATAACTCAGGAGGACACAAATTTCCATCAGATCCGGAGCTTCAACAGAAGTGGGTCGTCGCTATCAAGAGAATCGACCCCAAAACGAAACGGTTATGGAGGCCTAAGAAACATGATGTTGTTTGCCATTTCCACTTTCGAACAGATGACTACAGAAATTCTGGGCTATTAG GAGACCGTTCCTGTTTGAAAGAAAACTCAATTCCAACAGTGTTTAAGTTTCGGAACAGCATTACTGATGAGTCGCCTCGAGCGAAGCGGTACAAAAGCAGAGAGGTCTATGATGATTTATCTTTTCAAGAGCTTGATAATTTAGATATTCAATGTGAAACTGAAGTCACAACGATGGGGGAAAGTTCAAAACCAGAATCATGCTGTCCTAATACATGTGATGAGGAAATTCAGTGTGAAATTCCTTCATCAGTGAAATACTCAATCGATAATTTCCGTGTAGACGATAGAGCAATTTTGTATTACACTGGGTTTGATGATTTTGACCACTACATGCTGTTCTTCTACTGCTTGGGGCCTGCtgcatttgaattaaaataccAATGCTCCCTACTACACCCTAAAGATCAACTGTTTATGACCCTTATGAAATTGCGACAGGCCAAAGATGATGTAGAGTTGGCATTGCTGTTCAAAGTTTCCGAATCAACTGTATCCAGGGTAATAGTCCAGTGGATAAATTTCCTGTATTTCCAATTAAAAGAGCTCAACATCTGGCCGTCTAAGGATATAGTTGAGGAAACCATGCCAGTTGATTTTAAGAGGAAATTTCCGAAAACAAGAGTAATTCTTGATGCAACTGAGGTTCCTATTCAGAAACCATCGCATGTAAACTGTCAAAGTGTAACTTGGTCAAATTACAAACATAAGAACACATTGAAAACCATGATTGGGTGCAGTCCTAAAGGTGCTGTTACTTTCATATCAGATTCCTATGGAGGTTCAGCAAGTGACCGGcagataattgaaaaatcatGTTTGCTTGATCCAACCATAAAGATGTTTGAGAAGGGAGACAGCATTATGGCTGATAGAGGAATTATGGTTCAGGATTTGTTTGCTTGTCGTGATGTAGCTGTGAACACACCCACCTTCTTGAAGGGGAAATCGCAGCTAGAAGCACATGAAGTTGTCAAAGATAGGAGAATATCATCAAAACGTATTCATATCGAGAGAATTATTGGATTAAGCAAGAGTTACAAAATTCTGAAACATGGCATACCATGCAGCAAAATTCTGTTAGGTTCTAGAATAGTTTTCATATGTTTTGCCATATCTAATTTCAGGAAGTGTATTGTACACAAAATTGCATAG